DNA sequence from the Gouania willdenowi chromosome 21, fGouWil2.1, whole genome shotgun sequence genome:
TGTGCTCGTTTAGCGCGCTCTGCTGGTCATTGAGTTTAGCAATATTTAAGCGTTGATTTTgagatatataaataatatatgtatattgttCCCACGTACAAATTCACACAGGGATGATTGATGTCAAATgaagttattattttattttttaaacaaattgaaGCAGAAATGTAAAACTGACACTGATTATATCATCCCATgcatattttgcaaaaatattacgggtttacatgcattttttacaccatcattttattgtctgaagtgtaaatgtgtgtgtgacacagactaaacccaCAGATCACTGCACTAGTTCAGCCTCAAATTAAGGTCAAAAGCTGAAATGTTAGGTTTCATTTCTAATAAGCGTGACTGTGCTGttctcatttatttatgaaGTCTTGTGGGCCACGAGCTGAAacgacacaaaatgcctccgcGATCGACCGGTAGATGGCGATCGACGCACCGGGCACTCCTAATGTAAACTGAAGCAGAGATGGGTAAACGCTGTCCGTAAGAGTAGGGGTgggatacgatacgatacgatacgatacgcgatacaaagctcacgataacgattatctcacgatatgacgatactgcgattatcgatatatttgtcagaaatcaatctaccaTAATCTATCAcataacaaggaaaaaaaaaagattaagtgaaaaaaatacaatttttatttatatctctgaaagacaataaatataaaaagtgtcttatgaacagtgacactattttagtgcaacatgtctgtaaataagtgtcaacataccaatgtaaatgaattagtatctccaatagtgatttatgtaaacaataaatagggtctttctcaccaatgacaccattatagtgaaatattccagtaaacaatatattggttccttcaacaaatagtgacaacatttctatgaagaaaagttaaacaaaaaaatcaatacttagcgcgagcatattgaaaaaatatcgcaatatatcaccgtatcgagatatcgtcacactcctacttaAGAGTCTGGGTGTGTTCAATGGACTTCAGTGCAGAAGATAAGAATGGGATTCTTTGACTAACTTTAAGACACTGGTATCATTTTAACCTGTGTGATGAACTTTGTCATCGCTGTGTTGGGGAGAAGACAATTTGAGTTTTACACACAGGGGTGAACCAACAACCATAAACTCTGGAAGGAGTGAGATTGACATGTTTAGTTATAACTTGATGTCTGTATTACAAATTTTGATTTTGGTTGTGGGCGTGTACACGTACAGATGTGAGgtctgtaaaaaaaactaaaagattAGCTTGATTAAAAGAAAATTACTGGATCTTTATTtgaaatcaggttttttttaatagcaggAATCCATGATGCGTCTCATGCTCATGAAGCGTGTGCCGCTCATGCCCATCTCCCTGAAGCTGCGGTACTCCCCAGGCCTCAGGTACATCATCCTGCCTCTGTAGTGGGGCTGCTCATACATCAGCCAGTGGCCGTCCATCACGTTGCAGGACATGCAGTCGGACATGCGGTAGCGGTCCATCATGTTGTCACAGTCCTCCATCAGCTCGTGGCTCTGACCTCCAAAGTTCTCACGCTCGTAGATCCTCATCCTGAACTGGCCTCTGTGCTGTGGAGGTAAGAGCAGTGAGAGTCAGACAGGTAAGCCGTTTACCTGTGCTCAGCTCTGTAGCAACAACGCTAATCATTCATTGATTAGAAGTATCGCCGTGGTTACCAACCAACCAAGAACAATAACACCTTGTTTCTAAAGGATGTTATGGAAAGTAATGGGTTGGGGTACGACTTGGTCTAAACATCCATGAAAAGAACATTTGAAATCAAAGCTTCATCAAAGACATTTGACAGAAAGGAGGAAACATGAGCTTGGAAGAAGACAAAAGACTCTTAAAGTTCTGCTTCATTGACGAGGTAAGAATCACTTATAAATATTTGGTTCGGCCCTTTATGAGAAGAGGATCACCTGAGCTGGTAACCAGAAATTTTAGGGTAGTGGTGCTTTACTCAGGGGTCAGGATCTGAAACTGGAGAATATccaattttcttattttaaattGAGTTCTACATCCCATAGATCTATCATAGTGCCATCTTAGGTCTAACAGGAGAGTGCGCTGCTGCtatcttcagttttttttggttGGATTTCCAGTAGTACTTCCTGAAACTATATTCTCTAGGCGTGTTCATCTACATGTCTGTTTTTAGGTGTTCAGACTCTGATGAATGTGTGTTGAAATATGGAGTCTCTCTCAGATAGGTTACCATGGGAATGGTGCGGCAGGAGCGGATGCAGTCGCTCATGCCCATGCGCTGGTAGTCGGAGTACTCTCCCCTCCTGACGAAGAACTGGTTCCCCATGAAGTTGGTGCGGTCGTAGACCATGAAGCAGCCGCTCTCCACCCTGCAGGAGTGACACCTGCTCAGGTAGGAGGACATGTCGGAGCAGTCGCTGCTGGTCTCATAGGAACGACCCTGGAAGTTCCTGTCCTCATAGAAGATGATCTGGAAGAAGCAGAGAGGACGGTGTCAGCGTGGACCTCAgtggtggggggaggggggggggggggggggtagaatGGTGTGGCCTGCAGCTGCACTCACCTTTCCCATGGTCATGGCTACAGATGTGAGCGTGTAGGCTGGGAGGAGGATGCTGGGGCTCTGGGTGCGGCCATGCTGCTTTTATACTTGAGCACACGCGCGGCTGCTTTGTGTAAAGTCCTGACAGAGCAACACGGACCTTCAGAGATCTGCAGAGCTGGCATTTGTGCAGAAGAGGCCCCACGTTGTATTGTCTTTGCTGCTGAATGCCAAATGCACGGACCTGCTTTCACACGTGAAAACAGACGACAGGCTTCAGGCAGAAGTGTGGAAGGTATTCATCAGCTGGTAAAAGCATGAGTTTTAGTGTGAGTTACACACATTTACCTCCTGACTCTGTTTAATGAGGGACTAGCCTAACATCTTTAAAAGAtgcttattaaaatatttatgtcTAATAAAAGACATTATTATGGACTTCTACCCttagggtttgtgtgtcttcaacagtctgtgaatactctctaacttcagccaccagagcgtgtcagtgcactgtttcagggagagtaaaggtcccttcggagagctcttcttctcttcttaaTTTTcttggaactgttgccccctgtggtcacagatgtttttatgctctttctgtaaacaaaagaggtttacatcgacatctttaacttttcctggtttttagtgaaaccaaaagctgcacaagttgttttgactgaaaaagctgttaaatgatctaaaaatcaggctgaatgtttcacttcaatagaaaacaatgggctgtgtgacatcatcaatcacatgatttgaAGATGTAGGAAAGcgggctctaaaactgtaaattagtcctttttttaaaaggcaGTTATATGAATGGGACCGATTGCTTAATGTTACACCATCAACCAAGATGAGAATCAGAATCACTTTGTCATTGTATcagtacaacaaaattaaaaagtgcaatCTTTAACGTCCttaatttctctttcttcaaaagaaaaaacacctcaaatgcaaaactacacacaaccaaagcaacaaataaaatggtttatcaaGTCTCTCTCAAAAAACTGAATTGCACTTGTAATAAATAGTGAACATTGAggctcagaatcagaatcagacgGGGTAGGTAATATAGGTGTACATTCCTTAACAGGTAACACTTCTAATCTAGTTAGAACCTTTGTAAACAACAATGCTAGTGGCCCCGCCTCCTCctgtttcattctgttctgttctcattcagtcttaaaccaaaccaaatagtttctagtttactCCGTTCATTCTGCTATGGAACAAACATGCAGGTGCTGAGGGTGAACCCCCTTATCATCCAGCCTGTTTGGAGGTGAAAGACGAGGAAAACTAAATACTTagacttagcttggttgctagccctattttgcatgttataaataccgctaacagtagccgtcaacacacaccgAAGTTGATTCccagaaacgaggagcaccagtagattcatcacaccacctctggttccacatatcatgtgcatgtttttcgtaagataattttttttggttttgatgtatttatgtattaataacgtttcaattcaccagtaatgtgacctATGCATTGCTCCTTTTTATGTCTGGACTGGGAGCAAAActccgcccagtcaccagtttatctggatactgtttggaccataacactgaTCAGTAAAGTtcgcagatattcacagattcagacttccagcatcaatagcTCTTTAACGAAACATCATCCACACAtaaattacacctctgccatcagtgtgaggtggacaacatgatacaagatcattttatcaaacgtagcagaataaaagtccgtctttgggtcctctctgtgtggtgagattaatggtacgttcacaccaaatgcttTTCGgacgtcaaaatcgtgcctcacgcgTGTAGTtagacgcttgtgctcattgaatgcAGATGCTTGTCACCAGTGTGGAAGATGCTCGGGACACGTGtcaaggggaggggcttctctgttgccggtggtgtttaTACAATAGATGATATTGTAACGATTAGTGATGTTCATAATTCactcagtgactgtgaagtggtggggaacattattgtgttgagaaggcggtaTTTCCGGTCGGATGTATGTTGGTGTGGCTCAGTGTgttcactgtgatgtcagaggactatagagaagtgtggttggatggagaataaagtttggagttccttgctgaacacgccccctccgactcccgttcatcatctctacattaaaaaaaagaccaaaactgTGAAAAAAACTGTGTTGGTTTTAACTGATGTcagttttgtataatttttgatT
Encoded proteins:
- the LOC114454850 gene encoding gamma-crystallin M3-like — translated: MTMGKIIFYEDRNFQGRSYETSSDCSDMSSYLSRCHSCRVESGCFMVYDRTNFMGNQFFVRRGEYSDYQRMGMSDCIRSCRTIPMHRGQFRMRIYERENFGGQSHELMEDCDNMMDRYRMSDCMSCNVMDGHWLMYEQPHYRGRMMYLRPGEYRSFREMGMSGTRFMSMRRIMDSCY